The sequence GCGCTTGTCATTATTGCCAGTGGATTAACTTTTCACCTTATTCCTGGCTTTAACAATTTACGTTACCTTTCACACGCCATTATCGGGATGAAAAGCGCGCCTTTTTCTTTTTATTTCAATGCAGATAAAGCATTATTGCCTTTTATTTTTCTGATCTTTATTCCTACACTTTTCGTCTGCGAGCCATTAAGAGAAGCAAATAAATTACAGTGGGCAATGCTAATTATTGCTATTCCTGCATTGTTACTAATCGCTGTAACGTTAGGGGGATTAGCAATTGAATTGCATTTTCCGTCGTGGTTACCTGCGTTTATTCTCGCAAATCTCTTTTTTGTATCACTCGCTGAAGAAGCATTATTTAGAGGTGTTATTCAGCAAACATTATCACGTTACCTCCCCCCTTATATTGCGCTATTAATCGCAGCCATTATCTTTGGTTTAGCGCATTTCGCTGGTGGATTATTGCTGATCATATTTGCGTCATTGGCGGGTATTATTTATGGATTAGCTTGGATGTGGAGTGGTCGACTTTGGGTTGCAACACTATTTCACTTTGCACTTAATCTGACTCACCTGCTCTTTTTTACCTATCCATTTAAAATAGCGTGATCTCTCTTTTTCATATCACAACGATGACCTATTTTTTATCCTGACATTCACTGCCTTTTACTGATATCTTAACTTCGTCAGTAAAAGGATAAGTGAAACGTGAAAGCAATCACATAAATAGAATACAGATCTTCTTATTTGCGCCCATCATCCGATGAAATTTTTGTTAGTATGCTTTATCGCTTATCTATAAATAATCAAAACTTCATACGGCGAACAATAATAAGCCCAAAATAATAACATCCATTAATACGATAAGAAGTTGTCTTACTTTGCAGTATAGACCTCAGAAAAAATAGGTAAGCTTTGCTTTGTTGGCTTTTTTAATTCAGCATAATCTGCTGATATTTTGCCCCTCTTATTACCAGGACAAAAGATATGTTAGACCAAGAAATGATCCGTACTTTTATACAGGTCGCTGATTGCCAAAGTTTTACCAAAGCCGCCGATGTACTTCATAAAACATCAGCGGCGATCAGTTACCGTATAAAAACATTAGAAGAAAATATCGGTACCCAACTTTTTAATCGCACCACCAGAACAGTTACACTCACACCGGCAGGAGAATATCTATTAGAAAAATGTCGTCAATGGATTGTATGGTTAGAATCAATGCCTGTTGAACTTCAGCAAATGAACGCCGGTGTCGAACATCAAGTCAATATTGTTATTAATAATCTTCTCTATGATCGCACTGCGGTTGCCAGCATGTTGGCTTGTCTTCATCAACGTTTTCCTTCTACCCAATTTCATATTACTCGCCAAGTCTATATGGGGGTTTGGGATGCGCTTATTAACGAGGATTATCATTTTGCTATCGGTGTTACAGGTAATGAATCCCTTAAGAATAATATTAATATTTGTGCGATGGGTGAGATCCAATGGCAATTTGTTGTCGCGCCTAATCATCCTTTAGCCAATATCAGTGGTGTATTAAGTGATGATCAAATGCGTATGTATTCTGCTGTAAATGTTGAAGATACATCTCGTCATCTTTCTAAACGTACTGCATG comes from Proteus vulgaris and encodes:
- a CDS encoding CPBP family intramembrane glutamic endopeptidase codes for the protein MITWLLLAFSLLFLGFNRTLAFTTLIFTALSAFITGVITWHALPVILSILLLALAYSRYKKQPLLKAIIILALVIIASGLTFHLIPGFNNLRYLSHAIIGMKSAPFSFYFNADKALLPFIFLIFIPTLFVCEPLREANKLQWAMLIIAIPALLLIAVTLGGLAIELHFPSWLPAFILANLFFVSLAEEALFRGVIQQTLSRYLPPYIALLIAAIIFGLAHFAGGLLLIIFASLAGIIYGLAWMWSGRLWVATLFHFALNLTHLLFFTYPFKIA
- the allS gene encoding HTH-type transcriptional activator AllS, translating into MLDQEMIRTFIQVADCQSFTKAADVLHKTSAAISYRIKTLEENIGTQLFNRTTRTVTLTPAGEYLLEKCRQWIVWLESMPVELQQMNAGVEHQVNIVINNLLYDRTAVASMLACLHQRFPSTQFHITRQVYMGVWDALINEDYHFAIGVTGNESLKNNINICAMGEIQWQFVVAPNHPLANISGVLSDDQMRMYSAVNVEDTSRHLSKRTAWRLSGQHEIRVPDLHTKLACHLKGVGIGFLPLSLCKPLIDSGQLIAKEVKNRRHNSPLSLAWCEDKKGAVVSYLVELFKQNHPSVQSFYDPLN